One genomic segment of Drosophila melanogaster chromosome 3L includes these proteins:
- the Sarm gene encoding sterile alpha and armadillo motif, isoform L, producing the protein MLLNKCLLLGSPKFIRNYCKSKQDKPTGMFRRVQEALSLRTGDITQQASNNVAASSITVQSENFSADKKAISQSQQSQTMTSNGIISQEKHVSSASQANYSMSHKGVSSTGSSMITSSSQMSAMNGQMLKLADLKLDDLKSLTAGSGQQEIEQTINKYSNMLTSIVSSLQEDERGGSAITVHDVGGKKSQYLEKINEVIRRAWAVPTHGHELGYSLCNSLRQSGGLDLLMKNCVKPDLQFSSAQLLEQCLTTENRKHVVDNGLDKVVNVACVCTKNSNMEHSRVGTGILEHLFKHSEGTCSDVIRLGGLDAVLFECRTSDLETLRHCASALANLSLYGGAENQEEMILRKVPMWLFPLAFHNDDNIKYYACLAIAVLVANKEIEAEVLKSGCLDLVEPFVTSHDPSAFARSNLAHAHGQSKHWLKRLVPVLSSNREEARNLAAFHFCMEAGIKREQGNTDIFREINAIEALKNVASCPNAIASKFAAQALRLIGETVPHKLSQQVPLWSVEDVQEWVKQIGFNDYIDKFNESQVDGDLLLKLNQDNLRADIGIGNGILLKRFERELQNLKRMADYSSKDTAKMHQFLSEIGTDYCTYTYAMLNAGIDKCALPHVNEDMLMTECGIHNSIHRLRILNAVKNLENSLPSSSEENMAKTLDVFVSYRRSNGSQLASLLKVHLQLRGFSVFIDVERLEAGKFDNGLLNSIRQAKNFVLVLTPDALHRCINDEDCKDWVHREIVAALNSNCNIIPIIDQQFDWPEVERLPEDMRSVAHFNGVNWIHDYQDACIDKLERFLRGEKNIDRIAAMVPGTPGSVSYQRMHSNDSDYQSGGAGAGSGAGTGGGGGGGVTGSVVDGLMVAANGSGQANHQANRYRQSPSPARQRGSTSQLSGYSRAPSKRSQILTPYRTQQAALLHKTGAGSASMQNMMPLAYLPPRRSSAAGLGHGSGSGMGSGYRSHSVDGLLDQAGSTPEQRIAAAAAKVTAGSTALTNASSTSTLQPEEEVTDAALNDSVTRRDKHTLSPPGNVQQHRKSRSLDHILSKQTLAELLPPSSELADGTQSMQNLAIPMTPQPQRRDTSSSSKSPTPERPPQPAMERVRERQSPEGVSATESEREDQPEECLRHGNQQRASASVHRGASLTSNKTSNSSLGSNFSAGGNNKTIFNRTMKKVRSLIKKP; encoded by the exons ATGCTCCTTAACAAGTGCCTGCTCCTCGGGAGCCCCAAATTCATCCGGAACTATTGCAAATCCAAACAGGACAAGCCCACCGGAATGTTTCGAAGAGTTCAG GAAGCCCTCTCACTCCGCACCGGCGACATCACACAGCAGGCGAGCAACAATGTGGCGGCCTCCAGTATTACGGTGCAAAGTGAGAATTTCTCCGCGGACAAGAAGGCGATATCCCAGTCGCAGCAATCGCAGACGATGACCTCCAACGGGATCATCAGTCAGGAGAAACATGTATCCTCCGCCTCGCAGGCCAACTACTCGATGTCGCACAAGGGCGTTTCCAGTACCGGCAGTAGCATGATCACCAGCTCCTCGCAAATGTCCGCGATGAATGGCCAGATGCTGAAGCTCGCCGATCTCAAGTTGGATGACCTCAAGTCGCTGACAGCTGGCAGTGGGCAGCAGGAGATCGAGCAGACCATCAACAAGTATTCCAATATGCTGACCTCAATAGTGAGCTCCCTGCAAGAAGATGAGCGAGGTGGTAGTGCCATAACCGTCCACGATGTTGGTGGCAAGAAGTCTCAGTACCTGGAGAAGATCAACGAAGTCATTCGTCGAGCTTGGGCAGTGCCCACACATGGCCACGAGCTGGGCTACTCATTGTGCAATTCCCTGCGCCAAAGTGGCGGCCTCGATCTTCTCATGAAGAACTGCGTTAAGCCCGATCTCCAGTTTTCCTCCGCACAGCTTCTTGAGCAGTGCCTAACCACCGAGAACCGCAAACATGTGGTGGATAATGGTCTGGATAAGGTGGTCAATGTGGCCTGTGTCTGCACAAAGAATTCCAATATGGAGCACTCCCGCGTGGGCACTGGCATCCTGGAGCATCTGTTCAAACACTCCGAGGGCACCTGTTCGGATGTGATAAGGCTAGGTGGTCTGGATGCCGTGCTCTTTGAGTGCCGCACCAGTGATTTGGAAACTCTGCGACACTGCGCTAGTGCACTGGCAAATTTATCTCTATATGGTGGAGCCGAGAATCAGGAGGAGATGATCCTACGCAAGGTGCCCATGTGGTTGTTCCCATTGGCCTTCCACAACGATGATAACATCAAGTACTATGCCTGCTTGGCCATTGCAGTGCTGGTAGCCAACAAGGAGATTGAAGCCGAGGTGCTGAAGTCTGGATGCTTGGATTTGGTGGAACCCTTTGTCACCTCCCACGACCCCTCGGCTTTTGCGAGATCCAATCTGGCACATGCCCACGGGCAAAGCAAACATTGGCTGAAAAGATTGGTTCCAGTTTTGAGTTCCAATCGCGAAGAGGCCCGCAATCTGGCTGCCTTCCATTTTTGCATGGAGGCGGGCATCAAGAGGGAGCAGGGTAACACCGACATCTTCCGCGAGATCAACGCTATTGAAGCTTTGAAAAATGTGGCCAGCTGTCCAAATGCCATTGCATCCAAGTTCGCCGCTCAGGCTCTGAGATTGATTGGAGAGACAGTTCCGCACAAGCTGTCCCAACAGGTTCCCTTGTGGTCCGTGGAGGATGTGCAGGAGTGGGTAAAGCAAATCGGTTTCAATGACTACATCGACAAGTTCAACGAGTCCCAGGTGGACGGGGATCTTTTACTGAAGCTCAATCAGGATAACCTCCGGGCTGATATTGGAATCGGTAATGGAATACTTCTAAAGCGTTTTGAACGCGAGCTGCAAAATCTCAAGCGTATGGCTGACTACTCATCCAAGGACACGGCCAAGATGCACCAATTTCTCTCGGAGATCGGTACTGATTACTGCACCTACACGTATGCCATGCTGAATGCTGGAATTGACAAGTGTGCACTGCCGCATGTCAATGAGGATATGCTGAtgacagagtgtggcatcCACAACTCGATCCATCGTCTGAGAATTCTCAATGCGGTCAAAAACTTGGAGAATTCGCTGCCCAGCTCGTCGGAGGAGAACATGGCCAAGACGCTAGATGTTTTCGTTAGCTATAGGCGATCAAACGGCTCCCAACTAGCCAGTCTTCTCAAg GTGCATCTGCAGCTTCGTGGTTTCTCCGTTTTCATCGACGTGGAGCGCCTGGAGGCGGGCAAATTTGACAACGGCCTATTGAACAGTATTCGACAGGCAAAGAACTTTGTCTTAGTATTAACTCCCGATGCCCTGCACCGCTGCATTAACGACGAGGACTGCAAGGACTGGGTGCATCGC GAAATCGTGGCTGCCCTGAACTCGAACTGCAACATTATACCCATCATAGACCAGCAATTCGATTGGCCCGAGGTGGAGCGACTTCCCGAGGACATGCGCAGTGTGGCCCATTTTAACGGTGTTAATTGGATCCACGACTACCAGGACGCATGCATCGATAAGCTCGAAAG ATTTTTGCGCGGCGAAAAGAATATCGATCGCATTGCGGCGATGGTGCCCGGCACCCCCGGTTCGGTCTCATACCAAAGAATGCACAGCAACGACTCCGACTACCAGAGCGGAGGAGCAGGCGCCGGATCAGGAGCAGGAactggaggaggaggtggtggcggCGTTACGGGCAGTGTGGTGGATGGCCTGATGGTGGCGGCCAATGGCAGCGGACAAG CTAATCACCAGGCAAATAGGTACCGCCAATCTCCCTCACCGGCCCGCCAAAGGGGCAGCACCTCGCAGTTGAGTGGTTATTCTCGGGCGCCCTCGAAACGCTCCCAAATCCTCACCCCGTATCGCACCCAACAGGCAGCCCTGCTCCACAAAACCGGAGCGGGTTCCGCGTCCATGCAGAATATGATGCCATTGGCGTATCTGCCTCCGCGGAGGAGTTCCGCCGCGGGATTAGGTCATGGATCTGGTTCCGGCATGGGCAGTGGCTATCGATCGCACAGTGTGGATGGGCTTCTAGATCAGGCGGGCTCAACTCCAGAGCAAAGAATAGCAGCAGCTGCGGCCAAGGTGACAGCGGGTAGTACAGCTCTAACGAACGCCAGTTCCACAAGCACTCTGCAGCCCGAAGAAGAGGTGACGGATGCCGCCCTCAATGACTCGGTGACCCGGCGTGACAAGCATACTTTATCCCCACCGGGAAATGTACAGCAGCACAGAAAGTCCCGAAGTCTGGATCATATTCTCAGCAAACAGACTTTAGCAGAGCTGCTTCCACCGAGTAGCGAACTCGCAGATGGAACGCAAAGTATGCAAAACCTGGCCATTCCAATGACCCCGCAGCCCCAACGAAGGGACACCAGCTCCTCCTCGAAATCCCCCACTCCCGAAAGACCTCCGCAACCAGCGATGGAAAGGGTAAGGGAACGCCAGAGTCCTGAGGGTGTGAGTGCGACGGAAAGCGAGCGGGAGGATCAGCCAGAAGAATGTCTGCGACATGGCAACCAACAGAGGGCATCTGCCTCGGTTCATCGGGGAGCCAGTTTGACCAGCAACAAGACCTCCAACTCCTCACTGGGCTCCAACTTTAGTGCCGGAGGAAACAACAAGACGATATTTAATCGAACGATGAAGAAGGTCCGCTCGCTGATAAAAAA ACCATAA
- the Sarm gene encoding sterile alpha and armadillo motif, isoform M, translating into MQNMMPLAYLPPRRSSAAGLGHGSGSGMGSGYRSHSVDGLLDQAGSTPEQRIAAAAAKVTAGSTALTNASSTSTLQPEEEVTDAALNDSVTRRDKHTLSPPGNVQQHRKSRSLDHILSKQTLAELLPPSSELADGTQSMQNLAIPMTPQPQRRDTSSSSKSPTPERPPQPAMERVRERQSPEGVSATESEREDQPEECLRHGNQQRASASVHRGASLTSNKTSNSSLGSNFSAGGNNKTIFNRTMKKVRSLIKN; encoded by the exons CTAA ATGCAGAATATGATGCCATTGGCGTATCTGCCTCCGCGGAGGAGTTCCGCCGCGGGATTAGGTCATGGATCTGGTTCCGGCATGGGCAGTGGCTATCGATCGCACAGTGTGGATGGGCTTCTAGATCAGGCGGGCTCAACTCCAGAGCAAAGAATAGCAGCAGCTGCGGCCAAGGTGACAGCGGGTAGTACAGCTCTAACGAACGCCAGTTCCACAAGCACTCTGCAGCCCGAAGAAGAGGTGACGGATGCCGCCCTCAATGACTCGGTGACCCGGCGTGACAAGCATACTTTATCCCCACCGGGAAATGTACAGCAGCACAGAAAGTCCCGAAGTCTGGATCATATTCTCAGCAAACAGACTTTAGCAGAGCTGCTTCCACCGAGTAGCGAACTCGCAGATGGAACGCAAAGTATGCAAAACCTGGCCATTCCAATGACCCCGCAGCCCCAACGAAGGGACACCAGCTCCTCCTCGAAATCCCCCACTCCCGAAAGACCTCCGCAACCAGCGATGGAAAGGGTAAGGGAACGCCAGAGTCCTGAGGGTGTGAGTGCGACGGAAAGCGAGCGGGAGGATCAGCCAGAAGAATGTCTGCGACATGGCAACCAACAGAGGGCATCTGCCTCGGTTCATCGGGGAGCCAGTTTGACCAGCAACAAGACCTCCAACTCCTCACTGGGCTCCAACTTTAGTGCCGGAGGAAACAACAAGACGATATTTAATCGAACGATGAAGAAGGTCCGCTCGCTGATAAAAAA
- the Sarm gene encoding sterile alpha and armadillo motif, isoform E: MSNQAPWPVRKGIFRSSGQSDFTPTRSPSPIVEMPLSPPPVATPSNRFGINSPLSPPPQPIQVVAGSTTATTMSTASAARVSGAAASTSSSSSSSSSSQCSSQTSSSSSSHTRVRKSSNPPPQPITSCPLSPPPPPPPQQQQQLPQQLPPPTPINNTNHSAITTPNHNNNHNCNQMRNVREIPIEVEQSKEALSLRTGDITQQASNNVAASSITVQSENFSADKKAISQSQQSQTMTSNGIISQEKHVSSASQANYSMSHKGVSSTGSSMITSSSQMSAMNGQMLKLADLKLDDLKSLTAGSGQQEIEQTINKYSNMLTSIVSSLQEDERGGSAITVHDVGGKKSQYLEKINEVIRRAWAVPTHGHELGYSLCNSLRQSGGLDLLMKNCVKPDLQFSSAQLLEQCLTTENRKHVVDNGLDKVVNVACVCTKNSNMEHSRVGTGILEHLFKHSEGTCSDVIRLGGLDAVLFECRTSDLETLRHCASALANLSLYGGAENQEEMILRKVPMWLFPLAFHNDDNIKYYACLAIAVLVANKEIEAEVLKSGCLDLVEPFVTSHDPSAFARSNLAHAHGQSKHWLKRLVPVLSSNREEARNLAAFHFCMEAGIKREQGNTDIFREINAIEALKNVASCPNAIASKFAAQALRLIGETVPHKLSQQVPLWSVEDVQEWVKQIGFNDYIDKFNESQVDGDLLLKLNQDNLRADIGIGNGILLKRFERELQNLKRMADYSSKDTAKMHQFLSEIGTDYCTYTYAMLNAGIDKCALPHVNEDMLMTECGIHNSIHRLRILNAVKNLENSLPSSSEENMAKTLDVFVSYRRSNGSQLASLLKVHLQLRGFSVFIDVERLEAGKFDNGLLNSIRQAKNFVLVLTPDALHRCINDEDCKDWVHREIVAALNSNCNIIPIIDQQFDWPEVERLPEDMRSVAHFNGVNWIHDYQDACIDKLERFLRGEKNIDRIAAMVPGTPGSVSYQRMHSNDSDYQSGGAGAGSGAGTGGGGGGGVTGSVVDGLMVAANGSGQGGPTSTTSTTSSTPNSNSSSSSNQSPPAAPA, translated from the exons ATGTCCAATCAGGCACCCTGGCCCGTTCGCAAGGGCATCTTCCGCTCGAGCGGTCAGTCGGATTTCACGCCAACCCGATCGCCTAGTCCCATTGTGGAGATGCCATTATCCCCGCCGCCGGTGGCCACGCCCTCGAATAGATTTGGAATCAATTCACCGCTCTCCCCACCGCCGCAGCCTATTCAAGTGGTGGCGGGTTCAACGACAGCCACTACCATGTCCACTGCGTCCGCTGCCAGAGTGTCTGGTGCAGCTGCCTCCACttcatcctcgtcctcctctTCTTCGTCGTCGCAGTGCTCGTCGCAAACCTCGTCGAGTTCTAGTTCGCACACCAGAGTACGTAAAAGTTCTAACCCGCCCCCACAGCCAATTACCAGTTGTCCACTgtcgccaccaccaccaccaccaccacagcaacaacaacaactaccacAACAACTGCCACCTCCAACGCCCATCAACAACACCAACCACTCAGCAATTACAACACCCAATCACAACAATAACCACAACTGCAATCAAATGAGAAATGTACGCGAAATTCCCATTGAGGTGGAGCAGAGCAAG GAAGCCCTCTCACTCCGCACCGGCGACATCACACAGCAGGCGAGCAACAATGTGGCGGCCTCCAGTATTACGGTGCAAAGTGAGAATTTCTCCGCGGACAAGAAGGCGATATCCCAGTCGCAGCAATCGCAGACGATGACCTCCAACGGGATCATCAGTCAGGAGAAACATGTATCCTCCGCCTCGCAGGCCAACTACTCGATGTCGCACAAGGGCGTTTCCAGTACCGGCAGTAGCATGATCACCAGCTCCTCGCAAATGTCCGCGATGAATGGCCAGATGCTGAAGCTCGCCGATCTCAAGTTGGATGACCTCAAGTCGCTGACAGCTGGCAGTGGGCAGCAGGAGATCGAGCAGACCATCAACAAGTATTCCAATATGCTGACCTCAATAGTGAGCTCCCTGCAAGAAGATGAGCGAGGTGGTAGTGCCATAACCGTCCACGATGTTGGTGGCAAGAAGTCTCAGTACCTGGAGAAGATCAACGAAGTCATTCGTCGAGCTTGGGCAGTGCCCACACATGGCCACGAGCTGGGCTACTCATTGTGCAATTCCCTGCGCCAAAGTGGCGGCCTCGATCTTCTCATGAAGAACTGCGTTAAGCCCGATCTCCAGTTTTCCTCCGCACAGCTTCTTGAGCAGTGCCTAACCACCGAGAACCGCAAACATGTGGTGGATAATGGTCTGGATAAGGTGGTCAATGTGGCCTGTGTCTGCACAAAGAATTCCAATATGGAGCACTCCCGCGTGGGCACTGGCATCCTGGAGCATCTGTTCAAACACTCCGAGGGCACCTGTTCGGATGTGATAAGGCTAGGTGGTCTGGATGCCGTGCTCTTTGAGTGCCGCACCAGTGATTTGGAAACTCTGCGACACTGCGCTAGTGCACTGGCAAATTTATCTCTATATGGTGGAGCCGAGAATCAGGAGGAGATGATCCTACGCAAGGTGCCCATGTGGTTGTTCCCATTGGCCTTCCACAACGATGATAACATCAAGTACTATGCCTGCTTGGCCATTGCAGTGCTGGTAGCCAACAAGGAGATTGAAGCCGAGGTGCTGAAGTCTGGATGCTTGGATTTGGTGGAACCCTTTGTCACCTCCCACGACCCCTCGGCTTTTGCGAGATCCAATCTGGCACATGCCCACGGGCAAAGCAAACATTGGCTGAAAAGATTGGTTCCAGTTTTGAGTTCCAATCGCGAAGAGGCCCGCAATCTGGCTGCCTTCCATTTTTGCATGGAGGCGGGCATCAAGAGGGAGCAGGGTAACACCGACATCTTCCGCGAGATCAACGCTATTGAAGCTTTGAAAAATGTGGCCAGCTGTCCAAATGCCATTGCATCCAAGTTCGCCGCTCAGGCTCTGAGATTGATTGGAGAGACAGTTCCGCACAAGCTGTCCCAACAGGTTCCCTTGTGGTCCGTGGAGGATGTGCAGGAGTGGGTAAAGCAAATCGGTTTCAATGACTACATCGACAAGTTCAACGAGTCCCAGGTGGACGGGGATCTTTTACTGAAGCTCAATCAGGATAACCTCCGGGCTGATATTGGAATCGGTAATGGAATACTTCTAAAGCGTTTTGAACGCGAGCTGCAAAATCTCAAGCGTATGGCTGACTACTCATCCAAGGACACGGCCAAGATGCACCAATTTCTCTCGGAGATCGGTACTGATTACTGCACCTACACGTATGCCATGCTGAATGCTGGAATTGACAAGTGTGCACTGCCGCATGTCAATGAGGATATGCTGAtgacagagtgtggcatcCACAACTCGATCCATCGTCTGAGAATTCTCAATGCGGTCAAAAACTTGGAGAATTCGCTGCCCAGCTCGTCGGAGGAGAACATGGCCAAGACGCTAGATGTTTTCGTTAGCTATAGGCGATCAAACGGCTCCCAACTAGCCAGTCTTCTCAAg GTGCATCTGCAGCTTCGTGGTTTCTCCGTTTTCATCGACGTGGAGCGCCTGGAGGCGGGCAAATTTGACAACGGCCTATTGAACAGTATTCGACAGGCAAAGAACTTTGTCTTAGTATTAACTCCCGATGCCCTGCACCGCTGCATTAACGACGAGGACTGCAAGGACTGGGTGCATCGC GAAATCGTGGCTGCCCTGAACTCGAACTGCAACATTATACCCATCATAGACCAGCAATTCGATTGGCCCGAGGTGGAGCGACTTCCCGAGGACATGCGCAGTGTGGCCCATTTTAACGGTGTTAATTGGATCCACGACTACCAGGACGCATGCATCGATAAGCTCGAAAG ATTTTTGCGCGGCGAAAAGAATATCGATCGCATTGCGGCGATGGTGCCCGGCACCCCCGGTTCGGTCTCATACCAAAGAATGCACAGCAACGACTCCGACTACCAGAGCGGAGGAGCAGGCGCCGGATCAGGAGCAGGAactggaggaggaggtggtggcggCGTTACGGGCAGTGTGGTGGATGGCCTGATGGTGGCGGCCAATGGCAGCGGACAAGGTGGGCCAACGAGTACTACATCTACTACTTCTTCTACTCCCAACTCAAATTCAAGCTCAAGCTCTAACCAGAGTCCCCCAGCGGCTCCAGCGTAG
- the Sarm gene encoding sterile alpha and armadillo motif, isoform J, with translation MKAAEIKRDLTNIQKSMSEINDLAKERITGGPGSISTTSASAITAPSTMSQTTTSRLAPKLTSAHPSIDDLRGLSRQDKITQLQKKIRASFENLVDHDDSNVIVTLPDDDDCPHNHFGSGLNLTHPTAAQLSASGLSGSSKTIDTIKFQEKSMKTESKTKVVTDGFSSEQATSNSAEMKRLQAGDIDYQESKGASAMRNRLEVDGVKTEENAAVIKEALSLRTGDITQQASNNVAASSITVQSENFSADKKAISQSQQSQTMTSNGIISQEKHVSSASQANYSMSHKGVSSTGSSMITSSSQMSAMNGQMLKLADLKLDDLKSLTAGSGQQEIEQTINKYSNMLTSIVSSLQEDERGGSAITVHDVGGKKSQYLEKINEVIRRAWAVPTHGHELGYSLCNSLRQSGGLDLLMKNCVKPDLQFSSAQLLEQCLTTENRKHVVDNGLDKVVNVACVCTKNSNMEHSRVGTGILEHLFKHSEGTCSDVIRLGGLDAVLFECRTSDLETLRHCASALANLSLYGGAENQEEMILRKVPMWLFPLAFHNDDNIKYYACLAIAVLVANKEIEAEVLKSGCLDLVEPFVTSHDPSAFARSNLAHAHGQSKHWLKRLVPVLSSNREEARNLAAFHFCMEAGIKREQGNTDIFREINAIEALKNVASCPNAIASKFAAQALRLIGETVPHKLSQQVPLWSVEDVQEWVKQIGFNDYIDKFNESQVDGDLLLKLNQDNLRADIGIGNGILLKRFERELQNLKRMADYSSKDTAKMHQFLSEIGTDYCTYTYAMLNAGIDKCALPHVNEDMLMTECGIHNSIHRLRILNAVKNLENSLPSSSEENMAKTLDVFVSYRRSNGSQLASLLKVHLQLRGFSVFIDVERLEAGKFDNGLLNSIRQAKNFVLVLTPDALHRCINDEDCKDWVHREIVAALNSNCNIIPIIDQQFDWPEVERLPEDMRSVAHFNGVNWIHDYQDACIDKLERFLRGEKNIDRIAAMVPGTPGSVSYQRMHSNDSDYQSGGAGAGSGAGTGGGGGGGVTGSVVDGLMVAANGSGQDHKSEIGYRNPL, from the exons GCGGCGGAAATCAAGCGAGATCTCACAAACATCCAGAAGTCCATGTCGGAAATCAACGATCTGGCCAAGGAGCGGATCACCGGCGGACCTGGATCCATTAGCACCACCTCAGCCTCGGCGATCACAGCACCCAGCACGATGTCCCAGACGACGACGAGCCGGCTGGCACCCAAACTCACATCCGCCCATCCGTCAATCGACGATCTCAGGGGTCTCAGTAGGCAGGACAAAATCACCCAGCTGCAAAAAAA AATTCGCGCCTCGTTCGAGAACCTGGTGGACCACGATGACAGCAATGTGATCGTGACCCTGCCGGATGACGACGACTGCCCGCATAACCATTTTGGCAGCGGCCTCAACCTTACCCATCCCACCGCCGCCCAGCTGAGTGCTAGTGGGCTGAGCGGGTCGAGTAAGACAATCGACACGATTAAGTTCCAGGAGAAGAGCATGAAGACCGAGTCCAAGACCAAGGTGGTCACCGATGGCTTCAGTTCCGAGCAGGCCACTAGCAATTCGGCGGAGATGAAACGTTTGCAGGCCGGAGATATAGACTATCAAGAAAGCAAGGGTGCGTCGGCGATGAGAAATCGATTGGAGGTGGATGGGGTCAAAACGGAGGAGAATGCAGCCGTCATTAAG GAAGCCCTCTCACTCCGCACCGGCGACATCACACAGCAGGCGAGCAACAATGTGGCGGCCTCCAGTATTACGGTGCAAAGTGAGAATTTCTCCGCGGACAAGAAGGCGATATCCCAGTCGCAGCAATCGCAGACGATGACCTCCAACGGGATCATCAGTCAGGAGAAACATGTATCCTCCGCCTCGCAGGCCAACTACTCGATGTCGCACAAGGGCGTTTCCAGTACCGGCAGTAGCATGATCACCAGCTCCTCGCAAATGTCCGCGATGAATGGCCAGATGCTGAAGCTCGCCGATCTCAAGTTGGATGACCTCAAGTCGCTGACAGCTGGCAGTGGGCAGCAGGAGATCGAGCAGACCATCAACAAGTATTCCAATATGCTGACCTCAATAGTGAGCTCCCTGCAAGAAGATGAGCGAGGTGGTAGTGCCATAACCGTCCACGATGTTGGTGGCAAGAAGTCTCAGTACCTGGAGAAGATCAACGAAGTCATTCGTCGAGCTTGGGCAGTGCCCACACATGGCCACGAGCTGGGCTACTCATTGTGCAATTCCCTGCGCCAAAGTGGCGGCCTCGATCTTCTCATGAAGAACTGCGTTAAGCCCGATCTCCAGTTTTCCTCCGCACAGCTTCTTGAGCAGTGCCTAACCACCGAGAACCGCAAACATGTGGTGGATAATGGTCTGGATAAGGTGGTCAATGTGGCCTGTGTCTGCACAAAGAATTCCAATATGGAGCACTCCCGCGTGGGCACTGGCATCCTGGAGCATCTGTTCAAACACTCCGAGGGCACCTGTTCGGATGTGATAAGGCTAGGTGGTCTGGATGCCGTGCTCTTTGAGTGCCGCACCAGTGATTTGGAAACTCTGCGACACTGCGCTAGTGCACTGGCAAATTTATCTCTATATGGTGGAGCCGAGAATCAGGAGGAGATGATCCTACGCAAGGTGCCCATGTGGTTGTTCCCATTGGCCTTCCACAACGATGATAACATCAAGTACTATGCCTGCTTGGCCATTGCAGTGCTGGTAGCCAACAAGGAGATTGAAGCCGAGGTGCTGAAGTCTGGATGCTTGGATTTGGTGGAACCCTTTGTCACCTCCCACGACCCCTCGGCTTTTGCGAGATCCAATCTGGCACATGCCCACGGGCAAAGCAAACATTGGCTGAAAAGATTGGTTCCAGTTTTGAGTTCCAATCGCGAAGAGGCCCGCAATCTGGCTGCCTTCCATTTTTGCATGGAGGCGGGCATCAAGAGGGAGCAGGGTAACACCGACATCTTCCGCGAGATCAACGCTATTGAAGCTTTGAAAAATGTGGCCAGCTGTCCAAATGCCATTGCATCCAAGTTCGCCGCTCAGGCTCTGAGATTGATTGGAGAGACAGTTCCGCACAAGCTGTCCCAACAGGTTCCCTTGTGGTCCGTGGAGGATGTGCAGGAGTGGGTAAAGCAAATCGGTTTCAATGACTACATCGACAAGTTCAACGAGTCCCAGGTGGACGGGGATCTTTTACTGAAGCTCAATCAGGATAACCTCCGGGCTGATATTGGAATCGGTAATGGAATACTTCTAAAGCGTTTTGAACGCGAGCTGCAAAATCTCAAGCGTATGGCTGACTACTCATCCAAGGACACGGCCAAGATGCACCAATTTCTCTCGGAGATCGGTACTGATTACTGCACCTACACGTATGCCATGCTGAATGCTGGAATTGACAAGTGTGCACTGCCGCATGTCAATGAGGATATGCTGAtgacagagtgtggcatcCACAACTCGATCCATCGTCTGAGAATTCTCAATGCGGTCAAAAACTTGGAGAATTCGCTGCCCAGCTCGTCGGAGGAGAACATGGCCAAGACGCTAGATGTTTTCGTTAGCTATAGGCGATCAAACGGCTCCCAACTAGCCAGTCTTCTCAAg GTGCATCTGCAGCTTCGTGGTTTCTCCGTTTTCATCGACGTGGAGCGCCTGGAGGCGGGCAAATTTGACAACGGCCTATTGAACAGTATTCGACAGGCAAAGAACTTTGTCTTAGTATTAACTCCCGATGCCCTGCACCGCTGCATTAACGACGAGGACTGCAAGGACTGGGTGCATCGC GAAATCGTGGCTGCCCTGAACTCGAACTGCAACATTATACCCATCATAGACCAGCAATTCGATTGGCCCGAGGTGGAGCGACTTCCCGAGGACATGCGCAGTGTGGCCCATTTTAACGGTGTTAATTGGATCCACGACTACCAGGACGCATGCATCGATAAGCTCGAAAG ATTTTTGCGCGGCGAAAAGAATATCGATCGCATTGCGGCGATGGTGCCCGGCACCCCCGGTTCGGTCTCATACCAAAGAATGCACAGCAACGACTCCGACTACCAGAGCGGAGGAGCAGGCGCCGGATCAGGAGCAGGAactggaggaggaggtggtggcggCGTTACGGGCAGTGTGGTGGATGGCCTGATGGTGGCGGCCAATGGCAGCGGACAAG ACCATAAAAGCGAAATTGGCTACCGCAATCCGTTGTAA